TGCATTATTGAAAGCACAGTCGAGTCGTCCATAAGTCTCCACCGTCTTCTGTACTAATGCTTTGATATCTTCTTCTTCTGACGCATCGGAGCGCACAAATAAGCATTCAGCACCAGCATCGCGAATTAATCCAGCCGTTTCTTCTCCTTCTGGCTCGCGCCGACCTGAGAAAACAACTTTTGCCCCAGCCACTCCTAGGGCGATCGCGGTAGCTCTACCAATTCCCGATGTTCCTCCTGTAACTAAAGCTATTTTGTTTTCAAGTATCATCATGTTGCTCTTTTTTTATCTATATTTCCTAGAGATTTATTTGTTGTTTAGATCGTAGTTTAGCGTCATTTTTCTCTTTTAATTAGAATAAATTTTAAGCTGGCTCGAAGCATTAGCCTGAAACGTATTTTTTATGCCAAAATTTAAGTTTGCGGTCTGGATAAGGCTTGCAGTTGCTCCCAAGAATAATGGGCGAGAATTTCATTTTCTCCCTGAGCTTCTCCTAAAACTTCCATCGCCTTTTGTTCGAGTTGTTCTAGATCTTCTCCGACTACATCACTCATTGCACCGCCAACTACAGCACCAGCGATCGCACCTACTACAGCACCAGTTTTACCGCCGATTAATTTACTACCAATTGCAGCACCAGCTACACCGCCACCAACCGCACCAATTCCTGTTTCCAAGGCATTATGCTTTGATTTCTGGGTAACTTCTGGTATTTTTTGCTCTTGCCGCTCTTTATTCTTATTTTCTTCGTTCATTG
This DNA window, taken from Pleurocapsa sp. FMAR1, encodes the following:
- a CDS encoding glycine zipper 2TM domain-containing protein gives rise to the protein MNEENKNKERQEQKIPEVTQKSKHNALETGIGAVGGGVAGAAIGSKLIGGKTGAVVGAIAGAVVGGAMSDVVGEDLEQLEQKAMEVLGEAQGENEILAHYSWEQLQALSRPQT